One genomic window of Phycisphaerales bacterium includes the following:
- the bcp gene encoding thioredoxin-dependent thiol peroxidase — protein sequence MPATTEGPIKAGRKAPAFKLKDQDGQTHALSDYAGKPLVLFFYPKDSTSGCTQEACDFRDQLPAFEELGATVLGISILDTKSKAKFASKNDLNFPLLADDRENDEGKPDPVVAQKYGVWVEKSMYGRTYMGIERTTFLIDANGKVAQVWSKVKVPGHVDDVAGALRELD from the coding sequence ATGCCCGCAACGACCGAAGGACCGATCAAGGCCGGCCGAAAAGCACCCGCGTTCAAGCTGAAGGACCAGGACGGCCAGACCCACGCGCTCTCCGATTACGCCGGCAAGCCGCTGGTGCTGTTCTTCTATCCGAAGGACTCGACGAGTGGCTGCACGCAGGAGGCTTGCGACTTCCGCGATCAGCTCCCCGCGTTCGAGGAGCTCGGCGCGACGGTCCTTGGCATCAGCATCCTTGACACGAAGAGCAAAGCGAAGTTCGCCTCCAAGAACGATCTCAACTTCCCGCTGCTGGCCGACGATCGCGAGAACGACGAAGGCAAGCCCGACCCCGTCGTCGCGCAGAAGTACGGCGTGTGGGTCGAGAAGAGCATGTACGGCCGAACGTACATGGGCATCGAGCGCACGACCTTCCTGATCGACGCGAACGGCAAGGTCGCGCAGGTCTGGAGCAAGGTCAAGGTGCCCGGCCACGTCGACGACGTTGCCGGAGCGCTTCGCGAACTCGACTGA
- a CDS encoding PEP-CTERM sorting domain-containing protein (PEP-CTERM proteins occur, often in large numbers, in the proteomes of bacteria that also encode an exosortase, a predicted intramembrane cysteine proteinase. The presence of a PEP-CTERM domain at a protein's C-terminus predicts cleavage within the sorting domain, followed by covalent anchoring to some some component of the (usually Gram-negative) cell surface. Many PEP-CTERM proteins exhibit an unusual sequence composition that includes large numbers of potential glycosylation sites. Expression of one such protein has been shown restore the ability of a bacterium to form floc, a type of biofilm.) — MATLGLPRVVVSMGVLGACVHACVGQVIDATWIDDTSGTWSDAARWSSPDFPTARGPDLYRAIIEFDSGGAYTISLGAAIDLDSLRFTSTDATIDGGGTGTIVVRTELEFGDGTARAISELMSEGTLLFTGDLVAEIDDTPLCHVGSVGRKTGTGDILLTGTTVFEIMDGSSFTIESSGDFGGDGTARIINDGVFAKQSAGLTLIEDVGFVNTGTVVVEDGTLEITNPILPSAGTLGPATYDIFDAATLDLSGTTLDTNQADVIFRGPDSAFPQFSAVETNQGLARAEGGADISFSPTSGLANEGVLEADGVGSTITATGSLTNTGQITVFNGGIVRSATVENNLGVVEGNGTIQAALFTNNGLVSPGNSPGVLVTENPTGTHFFQQGFDGTLLIEIEGRTPGIDHDVLEIRGGAFLDGVLQLEFSPFSGEPPVQPGDQFEIILADSLDGQFRDIELRGLGLEGDVDVLFTPGGVVIVVQQVPAPGALVLLGLGGMMAGRRRR, encoded by the coding sequence ATGGCGACTCTGGGCCTTCCCCGTGTGGTTGTTTCCATGGGTGTCCTTGGCGCGTGCGTCCATGCATGCGTGGGGCAGGTCATCGATGCAACGTGGATTGATGACACGTCGGGCACTTGGTCCGACGCGGCTCGGTGGTCGTCACCCGACTTCCCGACGGCGCGGGGCCCGGACCTGTACCGGGCCATCATCGAATTCGACTCGGGCGGCGCGTACACGATCTCGCTCGGTGCCGCCATTGATCTTGACAGCCTGAGGTTCACCAGCACCGACGCCACGATCGACGGCGGCGGCACGGGCACCATCGTCGTTCGTACCGAGCTGGAGTTCGGCGACGGCACGGCACGGGCGATCTCGGAGCTCATGAGCGAGGGCACGCTGCTCTTCACCGGCGACCTCGTTGCGGAAATCGACGACACGCCATTGTGCCACGTGGGCTCCGTGGGTCGCAAGACCGGCACGGGCGACATCCTGCTGACGGGAACGACCGTCTTCGAGATCATGGACGGCAGCTCGTTCACGATCGAGAGCAGCGGCGACTTCGGCGGCGATGGCACCGCACGCATCATCAACGACGGCGTTTTCGCGAAGCAGTCGGCGGGGTTGACGCTCATCGAGGACGTGGGCTTCGTCAACACCGGCACCGTTGTCGTCGAGGACGGCACCCTCGAGATCACCAATCCGATCCTGCCCAGCGCGGGCACGCTCGGCCCGGCGACCTACGACATCTTCGACGCAGCGACGCTGGATCTGTCGGGCACGACGCTCGATACGAACCAGGCCGACGTGATCTTCCGCGGGCCAGATTCGGCGTTCCCGCAGTTCTCGGCCGTCGAGACGAACCAAGGCCTCGCGCGTGCCGAGGGTGGCGCCGACATCTCGTTCTCGCCCACCAGCGGGCTGGCCAACGAGGGCGTCCTCGAGGCGGACGGCGTGGGCTCGACGATCACCGCGACGGGCTCGCTGACCAACACGGGACAGATCACCGTGTTCAACGGCGGGATCGTTCGATCCGCCACGGTGGAGAACAACCTCGGCGTTGTCGAAGGCAACGGAACCATCCAGGCCGCGCTGTTCACCAACAACGGCTTGGTCAGCCCCGGGAACTCCCCGGGCGTGCTGGTCACCGAGAACCCTACCGGAACGCACTTCTTCCAGCAGGGATTCGACGGCACGCTGCTCATCGAGATCGAGGGACGCACGCCGGGCATCGATCACGACGTGCTCGAGATCCGCGGCGGCGCATTCCTCGACGGCGTGCTGCAGCTGGAGTTTTCCCCCTTCTCGGGGGAGCCGCCGGTGCAGCCGGGCGATCAGTTTGAGATCATCCTTGCCGACAGCCTCGACGGTCAGTTCCGCGACATCGAGCTCCGGGGCCTCGGCCTCGAGGGAGACGTCGACGTCCTCTTCACGCCCGGTGGGGTGGTGATCGTCGTGCAGCAGGTCCCGGCCCCGGGGGCACTCGTACTCCTCGGCCTGGGAGGGATGATGGCGGGCCGCCGGCGTCGGTGA